One Microbacterium sp. No. 7 genomic window carries:
- a CDS encoding DUF3558 domain-containing protein produces the protein MSTARLIGASVAVAAALLLGGCAASAPETPELPADAGDAGEVEVTAEPTIAAPKTLDVASLDACTILTKEEAETAIGTALTEPLSASTADAAACTYPGDPNGPTAQVAIFVGPGAKQQLDIDKDTLEHVFVEVPGLGDEAWQQDGMIFARSGNDWLSIQFVSLDDPAVFVEPLRSAMAVAVDRVRGLQG, from the coding sequence ATGTCCACTGCACGTCTGATCGGGGCGTCGGTCGCCGTCGCCGCCGCGCTGCTGCTCGGCGGCTGCGCGGCATCCGCGCCCGAGACGCCGGAACTGCCCGCGGATGCCGGGGACGCGGGCGAGGTCGAGGTCACCGCCGAGCCGACGATCGCCGCGCCGAAGACGCTCGACGTCGCGAGCCTCGACGCGTGCACGATCCTCACGAAGGAGGAGGCGGAGACGGCGATCGGCACGGCCCTGACCGAGCCGCTCAGCGCCTCCACGGCGGATGCCGCGGCCTGCACGTACCCGGGCGATCCGAACGGGCCGACGGCGCAGGTCGCGATCTTCGTCGGACCGGGCGCCAAGCAGCAGCTCGACATCGACAAGGACACCCTCGAGCACGTCTTCGTCGAGGTGCCGGGCCTCGGCGACGAGGCATGGCAGCAGGACGGGATGATCTTCGCGCGGTCGGGGAACGACTGGCTCTCGATCCAGTTCGTCAGCCTCGACGACCCCGCGGTCTTCGTCGAGCCGCTGCGATCGGCGATGGCCGTCGCGGTCGACCGCGTGCGCGGGCTGCAGGGGTGA
- a CDS encoding Bax inhibitor-1/YccA family protein, translating to MASANFVFNNPAFQEQRPGLTPPPAQQPGAATAQAAASHQATDAAVNAQLEGMFAAPPASSVQTGRMTVEDTVFKTLALFAVLLVTAVVGWVWTLSPVSLENPSPTMMPWIVGALGGFVLAMVVTFTSRKKVRPALIFAYAAFEGLFIGGISAFFEFIWPGIVMQAALATLAVVGVTLALFASGKVRASAKATKVFMVAMIGYLVFSLLNVVLMWFGAFPAGMMFGMHSAPSPLFGLPWGVIIGALVVIMAAYSLVLDFDQVQQGVRNGAPRQYGWLGAFGIMVTVVWLYVEILRILAILRGSD from the coding sequence ATGGCCTCCGCTAACTTCGTCTTCAACAACCCGGCGTTTCAAGAGCAGCGCCCGGGTCTGACCCCGCCGCCGGCACAGCAGCCCGGCGCCGCCACCGCCCAGGCGGCCGCGTCGCACCAGGCGACGGATGCCGCCGTCAACGCCCAGCTCGAGGGCATGTTCGCCGCTCCCCCGGCGAGCTCCGTGCAGACCGGCCGCATGACGGTCGAGGACACCGTCTTCAAGACCCTCGCGCTGTTCGCCGTGCTGCTCGTCACGGCGGTCGTCGGCTGGGTGTGGACGCTGTCGCCGGTGAGCCTCGAGAACCCCTCGCCCACCATGATGCCCTGGATCGTCGGCGCGCTCGGCGGCTTCGTGCTCGCGATGGTCGTCACCTTCACGTCGCGTAAGAAGGTGCGCCCGGCGCTGATCTTCGCCTACGCGGCCTTCGAGGGCCTCTTCATCGGCGGCATCTCGGCGTTCTTCGAGTTCATCTGGCCCGGCATCGTGATGCAGGCCGCGCTCGCGACCCTCGCGGTCGTCGGCGTCACGCTCGCCCTGTTCGCGAGCGGCAAGGTGCGCGCCTCGGCGAAGGCCACGAAGGTGTTCATGGTCGCGATGATCGGCTACCTCGTGTTCTCGCTGCTCAACGTCGTGCTCATGTGGTTCGGCGCCTTCCCCGCCGGGATGATGTTCGGCATGCACAGCGCGCCCAGCCCGCTCTTCGGCCTGCCGTGGGGCGTCATCATCGGCGCGCTCGTCGTGATCATGGCCGCGTACTCGCTCGTGCTCGACTTCGACCAGGTGCAGCAGGGCGTGCGCAACGGCGCTCCCCGCCAGTACGGCTGGCTCGGCGCCTTCGGCATCATGGTCACGGTCGTCTGGCTCTACGTCGAGATCCTGCGCATCCTCGCCATCCTCCGCGGCAGCGACTGA
- a CDS encoding glycerophosphodiester phosphodiesterase family protein, which produces MRPLLIGHRGAPGYRPEHTRSSYELALSMGVDAVEPDVVFTRDGVAVVRHENEIGSTTDVAAHPGLADRRTTRVVDGEELTGWFTDDLTWDELATLRCRERIPRLRPASAVFDDTEPPLRLRDVLDLVHVAAREQRREIGVVVEIKHATYFEARGIDVAGAVAAELRAAGWGAAQTGGALPLVIESFEQTVLARVRDHGIRASFVYLLEDAGRPADLVAALGEGAPTYADQRMRLDALAGEVDGISLDKATILRDAGIVAAAHARGLRVFTWTCRPENAFLSPPFRRGDDPAAFGDYEAEWRAIADAGVDGVFVDHPDLGAALFR; this is translated from the coding sequence ATGCGCCCCCTCCTGATCGGCCACCGGGGTGCCCCGGGGTACCGTCCCGAGCACACCCGCTCGTCGTACGAGCTCGCCCTGTCGATGGGCGTGGACGCCGTCGAGCCCGACGTCGTGTTCACCCGCGACGGCGTCGCCGTGGTGCGCCACGAGAACGAGATCGGGTCGACGACCGACGTCGCGGCGCACCCCGGGCTCGCCGATCGCCGCACGACCCGCGTCGTCGACGGCGAGGAGCTGACCGGCTGGTTCACCGACGATCTCACGTGGGACGAGCTCGCGACGCTGCGCTGCCGTGAGCGGATCCCGCGGCTGCGACCCGCGAGCGCGGTCTTCGACGACACCGAGCCCCCGCTGCGGCTGCGCGACGTGCTCGACCTCGTGCACGTCGCGGCGCGCGAGCAGCGCCGCGAGATCGGCGTCGTCGTGGAGATCAAGCACGCGACGTACTTCGAGGCGCGCGGCATCGACGTCGCGGGCGCCGTCGCGGCCGAGCTGCGTGCGGCGGGGTGGGGCGCCGCCCAGACAGGTGGTGCGCTGCCGCTCGTGATCGAGTCGTTCGAGCAGACCGTGCTGGCACGGGTGCGGGACCACGGCATCCGGGCATCCTTCGTGTATCTGCTGGAGGATGCCGGGAGGCCGGCCGACCTGGTCGCGGCGCTCGGCGAGGGCGCTCCGACGTATGCTGACCAGCGCATGCGCCTCGACGCGCTCGCGGGCGAGGTCGACGGCATCAGCCTCGACAAGGCCACGATCCTGCGGGATGCCGGAATCGTCGCCGCCGCGCACGCACGCGGACTGCGCGTGTTCACCTGGACCTGCCGCCCCGAGAACGCGTTCCTCTCGCCGCCGTTCCGCCGCGGCGACGACCCGGCCGCCTTCGGCGACTACGAGGCGGAGTGGCGCGCAATCGCGGATGCCGGGGTCGACGGCGTCTTCGTCGACCACCCCGACCTCGGCGCGGCGCTCTTCCGCTGA
- a CDS encoding carboxymuconolactone decarboxylase family protein, which yields MSELYDRETDRTYTRVYKAETPDILKAFVEFDEAVFAAEGREIPLKYRELIAVAVATTTQCAYCIDAHAQRAVKAGASEAELAEASWVATALRAGGGFAHGRLAFKFGREAAEHTH from the coding sequence ATGAGCGAACTCTACGACCGCGAGACCGACCGCACGTACACGCGCGTGTACAAGGCGGAGACCCCCGACATCCTGAAGGCCTTCGTCGAGTTCGACGAGGCGGTCTTCGCGGCCGAGGGGCGGGAGATCCCGCTCAAGTACCGCGAGCTGATCGCCGTCGCGGTCGCCACGACGACGCAGTGCGCCTACTGCATCGACGCCCACGCGCAGCGGGCCGTGAAGGCCGGGGCCTCCGAGGCCGAGCTCGCCGAGGCGTCCTGGGTCGCCACGGCGCTGCGCGCGGGCGGCGGCTTCGCCCACGGCCGCCTGGCGTTCAAGTTCGGCCGCGAGGCCGCCGAGCACACCCACTGA
- a CDS encoding sulfurtransferase, whose translation MSHLIDVSELQAALDADRPVRLLDVRWRLDEPEGRLPYLAGHLPGAVFVDLEGELSQRGHPELGRYPLPELADLQTSVHHWGLNPGDLVVAYDDNDSVAAARAWWLLRRRGVDIRVLDGGLRAWIAAGGLVQSGDVVARPGALELTDADPGVIDIHEAAQFPHHGALIDVRSPQHYRGSVPGTDPIAGHIPGAINLPTLSHIAPDGRLRPVETILVNLAAIGVTPGVPVAVYCGAGIASAHSALAFAVAGIDALIYPGSWSQWSRTRGRPVARGRTPDQLVVGS comes from the coding sequence ATGTCCCACCTCATCGACGTCTCCGAGCTTCAGGCGGCGCTGGATGCCGACCGCCCCGTGCGGCTGCTCGACGTGCGGTGGCGCCTCGACGAGCCCGAGGGGCGGCTGCCGTACCTGGCCGGCCACCTGCCCGGCGCGGTCTTCGTCGACCTCGAGGGCGAGCTGTCGCAGCGCGGTCATCCCGAGCTCGGCCGGTATCCCCTGCCCGAGCTCGCCGACCTTCAGACGTCCGTGCACCACTGGGGGCTCAACCCCGGCGATCTCGTCGTCGCGTACGACGACAACGACTCGGTGGCCGCCGCGCGGGCGTGGTGGCTGCTGCGGCGCCGCGGCGTCGACATCCGCGTGCTCGACGGCGGCCTGCGCGCGTGGATCGCCGCGGGCGGGCTCGTGCAGAGCGGCGACGTCGTCGCGCGACCCGGCGCGCTCGAGCTGACGGATGCCGATCCCGGCGTGATCGACATCCACGAGGCCGCACAGTTCCCGCACCACGGGGCGCTCATCGACGTGCGGTCGCCGCAGCACTACCGCGGCTCGGTCCCCGGAACGGATCCGATCGCCGGCCACATCCCCGGCGCGATCAATCTGCCCACGCTCTCGCACATCGCACCCGACGGCCGCCTGCGGCCCGTCGAGACGATCCTCGTGAACCTCGCGGCCATCGGGGTGACGCCCGGGGTGCCCGTCGCCGTGTACTGCGGCGCGGGCATCGCGTCGGCGCACTCGGCGCTCGCGTTCGCCGTCGCGGGCATCGACGCCCTGATCTACCCGGGCTCGTGGAGCCAGTGGTCGCGCACGCGCGGCCGGCCCGTCGCGCGGGGGCGCACGCCCGATCAGCTCGTCGTCGGCTCCTGA
- a CDS encoding M20 family metallopeptidase, with translation MTTSQPRVGPHPRTPDRSYLDALEGEARRKAAAAAPVTSPFAGVPGKLAARVGAALDGLQERLVALSHDIFDHPEEAFREVRSAAAVAEIVRAAGVETRVGVHGLDTALRAEIGVLSHAGGVQPDGGGVRSGARDVPTIAILAEYDALPGIGHGCGHNVIAASSVGAFLALAAVADELPGRVVLLGTPAEEGHSGKEILARGGAFDDVDAAIMAHPFGYDAIDHPFIGRRILRVRYNGVAAHASASPFLGRNALDAVALNYQAVGLLRQHLPQSDRVHGIVLDGGDRPSIVPEVATIEYYLRSHLPETLRDLSARMEDIAHGAALATGTGVELTWDPQPFTLPTRFNGPLSARWAVHQAARGRTALTRAVVPAELAASTDFGNVSHRVPGIHPVIAVGPPDVALHTAEFGRHARGPRGDRAVADAAYGLALTALDYLSDAELRAAVDDDFARAGGVTDVERYFDPPVEGAPASGLRGEARA, from the coding sequence GTGACGACGTCGCAGCCCCGCGTGGGCCCGCACCCGCGCACCCCCGATCGCTCGTACCTCGACGCGCTGGAGGGCGAGGCCCGCCGCAAGGCCGCTGCGGCCGCGCCCGTCACGTCGCCGTTCGCGGGAGTCCCCGGGAAGCTCGCCGCCCGCGTCGGCGCCGCGCTCGACGGGCTCCAGGAGCGTCTCGTCGCCCTGTCGCACGACATCTTCGACCACCCCGAGGAGGCCTTCCGCGAGGTGCGCAGCGCCGCCGCGGTCGCGGAGATCGTGCGCGCGGCCGGCGTCGAGACGCGCGTCGGCGTGCACGGCCTCGACACGGCGCTGCGGGCCGAGATCGGCGTGCTGTCGCATGCCGGTGGCGTGCAGCCGGACGGCGGCGGCGTGCGATCGGGCGCGCGGGACGTCCCGACGATCGCGATCCTCGCCGAGTACGACGCGCTGCCCGGCATCGGCCACGGCTGCGGGCACAACGTCATCGCGGCCTCCTCGGTCGGCGCGTTCCTCGCGCTCGCCGCGGTCGCCGACGAGCTCCCCGGCCGGGTCGTGCTGCTCGGGACGCCCGCCGAGGAGGGGCACAGCGGCAAGGAGATCCTCGCCCGCGGCGGTGCGTTCGACGACGTCGACGCCGCGATCATGGCGCATCCGTTCGGCTACGACGCGATCGACCACCCGTTCATCGGCCGCCGCATCCTGCGCGTGCGCTACAACGGGGTCGCGGCGCACGCCTCGGCGTCGCCGTTCCTGGGCCGCAACGCGCTCGACGCGGTCGCCCTCAACTACCAGGCCGTCGGCCTGCTGCGCCAGCATCTGCCGCAGAGCGATCGCGTGCACGGCATCGTGCTCGACGGCGGCGACCGGCCCAGCATCGTCCCCGAGGTCGCGACGATCGAGTACTACCTGCGCTCGCACCTGCCCGAGACGCTGCGCGACCTGAGCGCCCGGATGGAGGACATCGCGCACGGCGCCGCCCTCGCCACGGGCACCGGCGTCGAGCTCACGTGGGATCCGCAGCCGTTCACGCTGCCCACGCGGTTCAACGGCCCGCTCTCGGCGCGCTGGGCCGTGCACCAGGCGGCGCGGGGCCGCACGGCCCTCACGCGCGCCGTCGTGCCGGCCGAGCTCGCCGCCTCGACCGACTTCGGCAACGTGAGCCACCGCGTGCCCGGCATCCATCCCGTCATCGCGGTCGGCCCGCCCGACGTCGCGCTGCACACCGCCGAGTTCGGTCGCCACGCGCGAGGGCCGCGGGGCGACCGGGCGGTGGCCGACGCGGCCTACGGCCTGGCGCTCACGGCACTCGACTACCTCTCCGACGCCGAGCTGCGTGCGGCGGTCGACGACGACTTCGCGCGTGCGGGCGGCGTGACCGACGTGGAGCGCTACTTCGACCCGCCGGTGGAGGGCGCCCCGGCATCCGGGCTGCGTGGGGAGGCCCGCGCGTGA
- a CDS encoding ATP-grasp domain-containing protein: MTAGEPRVHVLHENAEWLDPFRRALDAEGVPFEEWDLVEGAIDLASEPPAGVFWSRISASSHTRGHRHSKDYARAVLSWLEAHGRRTVNGRRVLELEVSKVAQLAALRAAGIDVPRTVAVVGAGGVIAAAAGFPAPFVIKHNQGGKGLSVQRIDDHADLPAALAAAEPPVDGITLVQEYVRPAQPFITRVEIVGGELVYAITADTEHGGFQLCPADACAVDPVTGAFLVPPGATSAPVAGQSLFALRESRPGEGFAHPIVADYLAFTRAHGIEVAGIEFIETADGRVVTYDVNTNTNYNADVEAVAPRSAPRALARYLGGLLSS, encoded by the coding sequence GTGACCGCAGGAGAGCCGCGCGTCCACGTGCTGCACGAGAACGCCGAATGGCTCGATCCGTTCCGCCGCGCGCTCGATGCCGAGGGGGTGCCCTTCGAGGAGTGGGACCTCGTCGAGGGCGCGATCGACCTCGCATCGGAACCCCCCGCCGGCGTGTTCTGGTCGCGCATCAGCGCGTCGAGTCACACCCGCGGTCACCGGCATTCGAAGGACTACGCCCGCGCCGTGTTGTCGTGGCTCGAGGCACACGGACGCCGCACCGTCAACGGGCGGCGCGTGCTCGAGCTGGAGGTCAGCAAGGTCGCCCAGCTCGCAGCGCTGCGAGCCGCGGGCATCGACGTGCCGCGCACCGTCGCCGTCGTCGGCGCCGGCGGGGTGATCGCGGCGGCCGCGGGCTTTCCCGCGCCGTTCGTGATCAAGCACAACCAAGGCGGCAAGGGTCTCAGCGTGCAGCGCATCGACGACCACGCCGACCTTCCGGCAGCGCTCGCCGCGGCCGAGCCGCCCGTCGACGGCATCACGCTGGTCCAGGAGTACGTGCGGCCGGCGCAGCCGTTCATCACGCGCGTCGAGATCGTCGGCGGCGAGCTCGTGTACGCGATCACGGCCGACACCGAGCACGGCGGCTTCCAGCTGTGCCCCGCCGACGCCTGCGCGGTCGATCCCGTCACCGGCGCGTTCCTCGTGCCACCGGGCGCGACGTCCGCCCCGGTGGCCGGGCAGAGCCTGTTCGCGCTGCGGGAGTCCCGCCCCGGCGAGGGGTTCGCGCATCCGATCGTGGCGGACTACCTCGCGTTCACGCGGGCGCACGGGATAGAGGTCGCGGGCATCGAGTTCATCGAGACGGCCGATGGCCGCGTCGTCACCTACGACGTGAACACCAACACCAACTACAACGCCGACGTCGAGGCGGTCGCCCCGCGTTCGGCGCCGCGCGCGCTCGCGCGCTACCTCGGAGGGCTTCTCTCATCATGA
- a CDS encoding NADPH-dependent oxidoreductase — protein sequence MTGTTATDTALDRRYGGDAPDGALPSNEVLDLLYRHRSVRRFTAEPVDDATVTAIVAAAQSAATSSNQQAWSVVEIRDPERRARAAELAGQQEFIRDAAVFLVFVADWSRAIGVAATRGAAAQAVDYVESTLVGFVDAALAAQNAVVAAESLGLGTVYVGSVRNAPLEVAELIGLPAGAFPVVGLAIGHPDPADAAGVKPRLPQRVVRHRETYRPADAADLARYDEAVRAYYATQGAARGWLDAVVARVRDIAGLHGRHTLRGALERRGLPSR from the coding sequence ATGACCGGCACGACTGCGACAGACACCGCCCTCGACCGCCGCTACGGCGGCGACGCTCCCGACGGCGCGCTCCCGTCCAACGAGGTGCTCGACCTGCTCTACCGGCACCGCTCCGTGCGCCGGTTCACGGCGGAGCCCGTCGACGACGCCACCGTGACCGCGATCGTCGCGGCCGCGCAGTCGGCGGCCACCAGCTCGAACCAGCAGGCGTGGTCGGTGGTCGAGATCCGCGACCCCGAGCGCCGCGCCCGCGCCGCCGAGCTCGCCGGTCAGCAGGAGTTCATCAGGGATGCCGCCGTCTTCCTCGTCTTCGTCGCCGACTGGTCGCGCGCGATCGGCGTCGCCGCGACGCGCGGCGCGGCCGCGCAGGCCGTCGACTACGTGGAGAGCACCCTGGTCGGCTTCGTCGACGCGGCGCTCGCCGCGCAGAACGCGGTCGTCGCGGCGGAGTCGCTCGGCCTCGGCACCGTGTACGTCGGGTCGGTGCGCAACGCGCCGCTGGAGGTCGCCGAGCTGATCGGGCTGCCGGCGGGCGCGTTCCCCGTCGTCGGCCTGGCCATCGGGCATCCCGACCCGGCCGACGCGGCCGGGGTCAAGCCGCGCCTGCCGCAGCGGGTCGTGCGGCACCGCGAGACGTACCGGCCGGCCGACGCCGCCGATCTCGCGCGCTACGACGAGGCTGTGCGCGCCTACTACGCGACGCAGGGCGCCGCGCGCGGATGGCTCGACGCCGTCGTCGCGCGCGTGCGCGACATCGCCGGCCTGCACGGGCGGCACACGCTGCGCGGCGCCCTGGAGCGGCGCGGCCTGCCGTCGCGGTGA
- a CDS encoding M20/M25/M40 family metallo-hydrolase: MSATLEDEALEFVRDLIRIDSVNTGIAATIGDGETRAARYVQQRLAEAGIDAELVEPRPGRASLVARLRGSDPDAGALLVHAHLDVVPVEEKDWTHPPFGAEIHDGYLYGRGAVDMKDYAGIVLAVARHFVREGIVPRRDLVFAFLADEESGGVWGAGWLVENRPDLFAGVTEALSEVGGFSVPLTGRDGDDRRAYLVATSEKGVAWSTLTARGHAAHGSRPTDDNAVVRLASAVARVGAHRFPVVRTPALQRFLDLFGAARGLEFSDASLDDDLASLGFVSSLIGATTRNTATPTVLSGGEKTNIIPAEAFARLDIRILPGQDDELRAELHRLAGDDVTVREGRWWSATEAPLDTPLVDVLQRAITAEDADGVVVPYLLPASTDNKHFARLGIAGYGFVPLRVPHDFDVFAQFHAADERVPVDALLFGARVTAQILREA, from the coding sequence ATGTCGGCGACGCTGGAGGACGAGGCGCTGGAGTTCGTGCGCGACCTGATCCGCATCGACTCGGTCAACACGGGGATCGCGGCGACGATCGGCGACGGCGAGACGCGCGCGGCGCGCTACGTGCAGCAGAGGCTCGCCGAGGCGGGCATCGACGCCGAGCTCGTCGAGCCCCGGCCCGGTCGTGCGTCGCTCGTCGCGCGGCTGCGCGGCAGCGATCCCGACGCCGGGGCCCTGCTCGTGCACGCGCACCTCGACGTCGTGCCGGTGGAGGAGAAGGACTGGACGCATCCGCCGTTCGGCGCCGAGATCCACGACGGCTACCTCTACGGGCGCGGCGCCGTCGACATGAAGGACTACGCCGGCATCGTGCTCGCCGTCGCCCGCCATTTCGTGCGCGAGGGGATCGTGCCCCGCCGCGATCTCGTGTTCGCGTTCCTCGCCGACGAGGAGAGCGGCGGCGTGTGGGGCGCGGGCTGGCTCGTCGAGAACCGCCCCGACCTGTTCGCGGGCGTCACGGAGGCGCTCAGCGAGGTCGGCGGGTTCTCGGTGCCGCTCACCGGCCGCGACGGCGACGACCGCCGCGCCTACCTCGTCGCGACGAGCGAGAAGGGCGTCGCGTGGTCGACGCTCACGGCGCGCGGCCACGCGGCGCACGGCTCGCGGCCGACCGACGACAACGCGGTCGTGCGCCTGGCATCCGCCGTTGCACGCGTCGGCGCGCATCGCTTCCCCGTCGTGCGCACGCCGGCGCTGCAGCGGTTCCTCGACCTGTTCGGCGCGGCGCGGGGGCTCGAGTTCAGCGACGCGTCGCTCGACGACGACCTCGCGAGCCTCGGCTTCGTCTCGTCGCTCATCGGCGCGACGACGCGCAACACCGCGACGCCGACGGTGCTGAGCGGCGGCGAGAAGACCAACATCATCCCGGCCGAGGCCTTCGCGCGCCTCGACATCCGCATCCTGCCAGGACAGGACGATGAGCTGCGCGCCGAGCTGCACCGGCTCGCGGGCGACGACGTCACGGTGCGCGAGGGACGCTGGTGGTCGGCGACCGAGGCGCCGCTCGACACGCCGCTCGTCGACGTGCTGCAGCGCGCGATCACGGCGGAGGACGCCGACGGCGTCGTCGTGCCGTATCTGCTGCCCGCCAGCACCGACAACAAGCACTTCGCGCGCCTCGGCATCGCCGGATACGGGTTCGTGCCGCTGCGCGTGCCGCACGATTTCGACGTGTTCGCCCAGTTCCACGCCGCCGACGAGCGTGTCCCGGTGGACGCCCTGCTCTTCGGCGCCCGCGTCACCGCCCAGATCCTCCGCGAGGCCTAG